From the Pseudodesulfovibrio alkaliphilus genome, one window contains:
- a CDS encoding sensor histidine kinase has product MNRAFHPFPLRLALLLTAAFLLLPCCRATANGGPLAENGVLDLRLFDPATMGPARLDGAWEFYWNRLLTPQDFVENTALAPSGLISLPGTWKGMLVNGEELGGTGQATLRLRLRLWPEAHTLTLRLFDIPMAYRLWANGEFVAGSGTVGTDADSETPQRSLVLAGITPKGENLELVLQISNHHFRAGGVPEGLRLAPPGPLEAERDRTWTFAYFFAGCLMITVLYHLFLFHLDRTQISAGYFSVFCLCLLCYSMTSNTSFWAINRFLPALSPRWYEYIPLFFYMACAPMLFRFYSSLYPQVFHPAVRHLVDLRFLIFLALLPTAPDHLISQYIAFSIFVGLGCAIYYVLRLSACAWRGMSGAGLLLLGSGVSLLASLNDGLSHTKHINTPYLIKFGILFLVVTQSLALAKRFSHAFLSVEKLSEELEHKNQSLMAEMEDRNRLEQEVISISEDERRRISHELHDGLCQKLTGARLRASILNKRLAGTDDATTVASLAALLDASTDDAYRTSRGLWPVEHDPAMPGPSLDDLVRRIARDTGADVRIERHRHCGQCTNSNMSTLYRIAQEALTNAAKHAQAHTIRVKLHCSAQDGITLTVCDDGIGRTASARQSSRGGGLGLGIMAHRAGVIHAKLTIEDAPQGGTIVTCAAPCDRHSSPTSTRRTLPDVSR; this is encoded by the coding sequence CCGCTGGCCGAAAACGGCGTACTGGACCTGCGGCTCTTTGACCCGGCGACCATGGGCCCCGCCCGGCTGGACGGCGCGTGGGAGTTTTACTGGAATCGCCTGCTGACGCCGCAGGACTTCGTTGAAAACACCGCCCTTGCACCGTCAGGCCTGATTTCGCTGCCCGGCACATGGAAAGGAATGCTCGTAAATGGTGAAGAGCTGGGCGGAACGGGGCAGGCCACCCTGCGACTGCGGCTGCGCCTCTGGCCGGAGGCGCACACGCTGACATTACGGCTCTTCGACATCCCCATGGCCTACCGGCTGTGGGCCAACGGCGAGTTCGTGGCGGGCAGCGGCACCGTGGGCACGGATGCAGACAGCGAGACACCTCAGCGCTCGCTGGTATTGGCCGGCATCACCCCCAAAGGGGAGAATCTGGAACTCGTGCTCCAGATATCCAACCACCATTTTCGCGCTGGCGGCGTGCCGGAGGGGCTGCGGCTGGCTCCGCCCGGCCCTCTGGAAGCCGAGCGCGACAGAACCTGGACCTTTGCCTACTTCTTCGCCGGCTGCCTGATGATCACAGTGCTGTACCACCTCTTTCTGTTCCATCTGGACCGGACGCAGATTTCGGCGGGCTACTTTAGCGTCTTCTGCCTGTGCCTGCTGTGCTACAGCATGACCTCCAACACGTCCTTCTGGGCCATCAACCGATTCCTTCCGGCCCTGTCGCCCCGTTGGTACGAATACATCCCCCTGTTTTTCTACATGGCCTGCGCCCCCATGCTCTTCCGGTTCTACTCCTCGCTCTACCCGCAGGTCTTCCACCCTGCCGTCCGCCATCTGGTTGACCTTCGCTTCCTGATATTCCTTGCGCTGCTGCCGACCGCGCCAGATCACCTCATTTCCCAGTACATCGCATTCAGCATATTTGTTGGGTTGGGCTGCGCCATCTATTACGTCCTGCGCCTGTCCGCCTGCGCCTGGCGCGGAATGAGCGGCGCAGGGTTGCTGCTGCTCGGCAGCGGAGTGTCCCTCCTCGCCAGCCTGAACGACGGTCTCTCCCACACCAAGCATATCAACACGCCCTACCTGATCAAATTCGGCATACTCTTTCTGGTTGTCACCCAGTCGCTGGCGCTGGCCAAACGCTTCAGCCATGCCTTTCTGTCCGTGGAAAAACTCTCCGAGGAGCTGGAGCACAAAAACCAGTCACTCATGGCGGAGATGGAAGACCGCAACCGGCTCGAACAGGAAGTGATCAGCATCAGCGAGGATGAACGCAGGCGCATCAGCCACGAACTGCACGACGGCCTGTGCCAGAAGCTCACCGGAGCCCGGCTGCGCGCATCCATCCTGAACAAGCGGCTTGCCGGAACGGACGACGCCACGACTGTAGCCAGCCTTGCTGCCTTGCTGGACGCCTCCACCGATGATGCCTACCGCACCTCACGCGGTCTCTGGCCCGTAGAACACGACCCCGCAATGCCCGGCCCCTCGCTGGACGATCTGGTCCGACGCATCGCCAGGGATACGGGCGCAGACGTGCGGATCGAAAGGCACCGCCACTGCGGGCAATGCACCAATTCCAACATGAGCACGCTGTACCGTATCGCCCAGGAGGCATTGACCAATGCGGCCAAACACGCACAGGCGCACACCATCCGCGTGAAGCTGCACTGCTCCGCCCAAGACGGCATCACCTTAACTGTTTGCGATGACGGCATTGGCCGCACGGCCTCCGCACGGCAGAGCTCCCGGGGGGGAGGACTCGGGCTCGGCATCATGGCCCACCGTGCCGGCGTCATCCACGCCAAGTTGACTATAGA